A DNA window from Allokutzneria albata contains the following coding sequences:
- a CDS encoding extracellular solute-binding protein — MRRRSALVAATAMAMVLSGCLGQPQNADTARNADAKEVTLTITGNAVAGGKNSAKAAWMTDWVIPRFVEEQKRKGVTAHVRFDGNGAGDEDYKTKIALDLKTGGGADVMAIDGIWIGEFAGGKQIKSLDEIVGKAKVDAWEGWKQIPQAVQSVGVFDNQRYGVPDGTDGRVLFYNKKLFAQAGLPTDWQPRSWDELLSAGEALKRLPGVTPIQLNAGTAMGEATTMQGLLPLLVGTGKPLLTNGKWQGATSNMKDVLGLYQRIYGGSGLGDPLLQQEAKGRDKSFAQFAEHRIGILMESDYLWRSVLEPTKGAVKMADRNSSVGWAMIPAQRPGAGVRGQDFVSMSGGALNLINANTKYPAQAWELLQFMNSAEAVKARLGGAAQITQRTDVNNEVLAGDPMLSFIAQKVLPLTEYRPGVANYTRVSAALQQATADVVSGKTAQDALNGYQEALKKIVGENEIVSG; from the coding sequence ATGCGACGGAGATCCGCGCTCGTGGCAGCGACCGCCATGGCGATGGTGCTCAGCGGGTGCCTCGGGCAGCCCCAGAACGCCGACACCGCCCGCAACGCCGACGCCAAAGAGGTCACGCTGACCATCACCGGCAACGCGGTCGCCGGTGGCAAGAACTCGGCCAAGGCCGCGTGGATGACGGACTGGGTGATCCCCCGCTTCGTCGAGGAGCAGAAGCGCAAGGGCGTGACCGCGCACGTCCGCTTCGACGGCAACGGCGCGGGCGACGAGGACTACAAGACCAAGATCGCACTCGACCTGAAGACCGGCGGTGGCGCCGACGTCATGGCCATCGACGGGATCTGGATCGGCGAGTTCGCTGGCGGCAAGCAGATCAAGTCCCTCGACGAGATCGTCGGCAAGGCCAAGGTCGACGCGTGGGAGGGCTGGAAGCAGATCCCCCAGGCCGTGCAGAGCGTCGGCGTCTTCGACAACCAGCGCTACGGCGTTCCGGACGGCACCGACGGCCGGGTGCTGTTCTACAACAAGAAGCTCTTCGCGCAGGCGGGGCTGCCGACCGACTGGCAGCCGCGCAGCTGGGACGAGCTGCTCTCCGCCGGTGAGGCGCTGAAGCGGCTGCCCGGCGTGACGCCGATCCAGCTCAACGCCGGCACCGCGATGGGCGAGGCGACCACCATGCAGGGCCTGCTGCCGCTGCTCGTCGGCACCGGCAAGCCGCTGCTGACCAACGGCAAGTGGCAGGGCGCCACCAGCAACATGAAGGACGTTCTCGGTCTCTACCAGCGCATCTACGGCGGGAGCGGGCTCGGCGACCCGCTGCTGCAGCAGGAGGCCAAGGGCCGCGACAAGTCCTTCGCCCAGTTCGCCGAGCACAGGATCGGCATCCTGATGGAGAGCGACTACCTGTGGCGCTCCGTGCTGGAGCCGACCAAGGGCGCGGTGAAGATGGCCGACCGGAACAGCTCCGTCGGCTGGGCGATGATCCCGGCCCAGCGGCCGGGGGCGGGCGTGCGCGGGCAGGACTTCGTCAGCATGTCCGGTGGCGCGCTGAACCTGATCAACGCCAACACCAAGTACCCGGCGCAGGCGTGGGAGCTGCTGCAGTTCATGAACTCCGCCGAGGCGGTCAAGGCGCGGCTCGGCGGCGCGGCCCAGATCACCCAGCGCACCGACGTCAACAACGAGGTGCTGGCCGGCGACCCGATGCTGTCGTTCATCGCGCAGAAGGTGTTGCCGCTGACCGAGTACCGGCCCGGTGTCGCCAACTACACCAGGGTCTCCGCCGCGCTCCAGCAGGCGACGGCGGACGTGGTGAGCGGCAAGACCGCGCAGGACGCGCTCAACGGCTACCAGGAAGCGCTGAAGAAGATCGTGGGAGAGAACGAGATTGTCTCCGGCTGA
- a CDS encoding carbohydrate ABC transporter permease, translating into MSPLMMLRRIGFYAVIAVLMAFFAVPMLWLASAPFDSKPGLGLRWPDWTLDNVKTTFEHPYALTSLWNSLVICVVATAITATFAALAAYALSRVRIPGRDLMLYVLLLLSSVVTGTAAMVPIFVMMFQLGLINSQFGTALVIAGGMLPAAIFILKDFVDSVPRSYEESARVFGASPFQVLTHVVLPVARPGIATILVWAFVNAWGNFLLPFLLIREVGKQPGAVLLRTLQDEGGSANLTVIPVFSLLYSIPVVVLYVLVNKRYGFRFHGGIKS; encoded by the coding sequence ATGAGCCCGCTGATGATGCTGCGGCGCATCGGTTTCTACGCGGTGATCGCCGTGCTGATGGCGTTCTTCGCGGTGCCGATGCTGTGGCTGGCCAGCGCCCCGTTCGACAGCAAGCCCGGGCTCGGGCTGCGCTGGCCGGACTGGACGCTGGACAACGTCAAGACCACCTTCGAGCACCCGTACGCGTTGACCTCGCTGTGGAACTCGCTGGTGATCTGCGTGGTGGCGACGGCGATCACCGCGACCTTCGCCGCGCTCGCCGCCTACGCCCTCTCCCGCGTCCGGATCCCCGGCCGGGACCTGATGCTCTACGTGTTGCTGCTGCTGTCCAGCGTGGTCACCGGGACCGCGGCGATGGTGCCGATCTTCGTGATGATGTTCCAGCTGGGGCTGATCAACTCCCAGTTCGGGACGGCACTGGTGATCGCGGGCGGGATGCTGCCCGCGGCGATCTTCATCCTGAAGGACTTCGTCGACTCGGTCCCGCGCTCCTACGAGGAGTCCGCGCGGGTCTTCGGCGCGTCCCCGTTCCAGGTGCTCACCCACGTGGTGCTGCCGGTCGCCCGGCCCGGTATCGCCACGATCCTGGTGTGGGCCTTCGTCAACGCCTGGGGCAACTTCCTGCTGCCGTTCCTGTTGATCCGCGAGGTCGGCAAGCAGCCGGGCGCGGTGCTGCTGCGGACCCTGCAGGACGAGGGCGGCAGCGCCAACCTGACCGTCATCCCGGTGTTCTCGCTGCTGTACTCGATCCCGGTGGTCGTGCTGTACGTGTTGGTGAACAAGCGCTACGGGTTCCGTTTCCACGGAGGGATCAAGAGCTGA
- a CDS encoding ABC transporter ATP-binding protein, whose product MAGIDIHGLSTVYPNGVRAVDGLDLEIADGEFFALLGPSGCGKTTLLRTIAGLEQAGSGAVVIGGEDVTGVDPGKRKVAMVFQDYALFPHMTVAENIGYPLRVRGESKARQREVAEETSGGLSLAGLLDRRPGQLSGGQQQRVALARAIAMDAGVLLLDEPLSNLDARLRLEARTFLKRLQRELGLTTVFVTHDQAEALALADRIAVMESGKIRQLGSPREVFQRPANTFVANFIGSTPMNLLDAVVREGFVEVAGTRLTLPSGISLADGTPVTAGIRPEYLNAGSGDGITGVVSTVENLGVSSLVTIECPGDALVGLTVPEQSEPEIGATVTATPEPGRLLVFDEAGLLLGAAKVAS is encoded by the coding sequence ATGGCCGGAATCGACATCCACGGACTGTCCACTGTGTACCCGAACGGGGTGCGCGCGGTGGACGGGCTGGACCTGGAGATCGCCGACGGCGAGTTCTTCGCGCTGCTGGGCCCGTCCGGCTGCGGCAAGACCACGCTGCTGCGCACGATCGCCGGGCTGGAACAGGCCGGCTCCGGCGCGGTGGTGATCGGCGGCGAGGACGTGACCGGCGTCGACCCCGGCAAGCGCAAGGTCGCCATGGTCTTCCAGGACTACGCGCTGTTCCCGCACATGACGGTCGCGGAGAACATCGGCTACCCGCTGCGCGTGCGCGGCGAGTCCAAGGCGCGGCAACGGGAGGTGGCCGAGGAGACCTCCGGCGGGCTGAGCCTGGCCGGGCTGCTCGACCGGCGGCCCGGCCAGCTCTCCGGAGGGCAGCAGCAGCGGGTCGCGCTGGCCAGGGCGATCGCCATGGACGCGGGCGTGCTGCTGCTGGACGAGCCGCTGTCCAACCTGGACGCGCGGCTGCGGCTGGAGGCGCGCACGTTCCTCAAGCGGTTGCAGCGGGAGCTGGGGCTGACCACGGTCTTCGTCACCCACGACCAGGCGGAAGCGCTGGCGCTGGCCGACCGGATCGCGGTGATGGAGTCCGGCAAGATCCGCCAGCTGGGCAGTCCGCGCGAGGTCTTCCAGCGGCCCGCCAACACCTTCGTCGCCAACTTCATCGGCTCCACCCCGATGAACCTGCTGGACGCGGTGGTGCGCGAGGGTTTCGTGGAGGTCGCGGGCACCCGCCTGACGCTGCCGTCCGGTATCTCCCTGGCGGACGGCACGCCGGTGACCGCCGGTATCCGGCCGGAGTACCTGAACGCGGGGTCCGGGGACGGCATCACCGGTGTCGTGTCCACTGTGGAGAACCTGGGCGTCTCGTCGCTGGTCACCATCGAGTGCCCCGGGGACGCGCTGGTCGGGCTCACCGTGCCCGAGCAGAGCGAGCCGGAGATCGGGGCGACCGTGACCGCGACTCCGGAACCCGGTCGGCTGCTCGTCTTCGACGAGGCGGGATTGTTGCTCGGCGCGGCCAAGGTCGCGTCATGA
- a CDS encoding carbohydrate ABC transporter permease: protein MTERPTSVAGRAKRFATDVAGLGIARAVGFVAPALLLIGVFLIFPALWTIYIGLTNYELTGPNAVAPQLVGIDNFVNALDDALFQNSLWLTALFVLGSAVIGQNILGFVLAWTLRKAKPGLRRTVESLVLLAWILPSTVVAFLWFAVLDRDGGTLNALLGSEGTAWLVEYPMLSLIVFNTWRGTAFSMLLYSSALAAVPPSQLETARVVGASGWQTVRDIVFPHIRGHVLTNTLLISLWTANDFSPFLLTAGGPNHASETLPVFIYRQALEGGQLGYASAISLLLLLANLVVAAVYLWLLRRKS, encoded by the coding sequence GTGACCGAGCGCCCCACCTCGGTGGCGGGCCGCGCCAAGCGGTTCGCCACCGACGTGGCCGGTCTCGGCATCGCCCGCGCCGTGGGGTTCGTGGCGCCCGCGCTGCTGCTGATCGGGGTCTTCCTGATCTTCCCGGCGCTCTGGACCATCTACATCGGACTGACCAACTACGAGCTCACCGGGCCGAACGCGGTCGCGCCGCAACTGGTCGGGATCGACAACTTCGTCAACGCGCTCGACGACGCGCTGTTCCAGAACTCCTTGTGGCTCACCGCGTTGTTCGTGCTCGGCTCCGCGGTGATCGGCCAGAACATCCTCGGCTTCGTGCTCGCGTGGACGCTGCGCAAGGCCAAGCCGGGGTTGCGCCGCACGGTGGAGTCCTTGGTGCTGCTGGCCTGGATCCTGCCGAGCACCGTGGTGGCCTTCCTGTGGTTCGCGGTGCTGGACCGGGACGGCGGCACGCTGAACGCGCTGCTCGGTTCCGAGGGCACGGCGTGGCTCGTCGAGTACCCGATGCTGTCGCTGATCGTGTTCAACACCTGGCGCGGCACGGCGTTCTCGATGCTGCTCTACAGCTCGGCGCTCGCCGCGGTGCCGCCGTCGCAGCTGGAGACGGCGCGGGTGGTCGGGGCCAGCGGCTGGCAGACCGTGCGCGACATCGTCTTCCCGCACATCCGCGGGCACGTGCTGACGAACACGCTGCTGATCAGCTTGTGGACGGCCAACGACTTCTCGCCGTTCCTGCTCACCGCGGGCGGACCCAACCACGCGTCCGAGACGCTGCCGGTGTTCATCTACCGCCAGGCGCTCGAGGGCGGTCAGCTCGGCTACGCCTCGGCGATCTCGCTGTTGCTGCTGCTGGCGAACCTCGTGGTCGCCGCGGTGTACCTGTGGTTGCTGCGGAGGAAGTCATGA